ACAAATATAGTATCCTAAGATTATCTCTACTATTCTAAAGGAGGATTATATATGCTAGAGTTTAATAATTATTATATCCAAGATCAAAAAAATTTAACTGATTTATTTACAAATATATTTGTAATTATAGATGATATATATAATGAGATTATACCTATAACTGTAAGTAATAGACGTAATATAAAAGATAGCAAACTTTCTGATAGTGAGATAATCACTATTAGCATAGTTGGTGAACTTTTAACTATTGATTCTGAAAAAGCATTCTTTAGTTTGCTTAAAAGGGAATATAAAAATCTATTTCCAAAGATAGGAGATAGAACGAGATTCAACAGAACTAAAAGAAACTTATATTGGGTAATATCTAAAATAAGAGAGCATATTTCTTTATTTATGCAATCTTATTCTAACAATATAAGAATTGTAGATAGTATGCCTATTCCAGTATGTGAATTTGGTAGAGCACATTTTAGTAAATGCTTTAAAGGCGAAGCCTCTTATGGTAGATGTCCTTCAAAAAAACAAACTTATTTTGGATTTAAATTTCATGCTCTTACTACAATAGATGGATTTTTATCTGATTATATTATAACTCCAGCTAATGTAGATGATAGAAATGCAGTATGGGATTTATGTGATAAATATAAATCTATTTCTATTATTGGTGATAAAGGGTATGTAAATAAAAGGCTAACGCCTGAACTGAAAGTTGAAAAGGATATAAATCTATTATTTTTAAAGCGCGGAAATAGTAAAGATAATTATCCCAAAGATATAAGACAATTGATATTTAAAGCTAGAAGAAGGATAGAAACTAGTTTTTCTCAGTTGGCAGAACAATTAAATTTGAATAAAGTAAAAAGTAAATCAATGTTAGGATTTATAACTAGAACTTCAATAAAAGTTTTAGCTCATAATATATCATTTCTAATAAACAAATTAATGGGAAATGAAGATTCTATATCTAAAATAAAAAGATTAGTATTTGGATAAAAATTACAAATACTAATCTTTCATAGGATATTCTTTTTTGCACAATTTAAATTCCTTTATTTGGAAAAATAATTAACTAGCACAACAGATTAATTATTATTGAAATTTAAAGCTATAAAAATATTATTAAAAAATAAAAAAGTTTTATAATAAGGTATTATCAGAATAAATTTGCTATATATTATTAGTTCACACTAAATTCATAAAAGTAGGATAAAATATTTATATTAGCTAAAGAAAAAGGAGATAAAAAAATGAATGCATCGATATTAGTTATAGAAGATGATAGTAGTATACAAGAACTTATAGTAGAATTTTTAGGATCGCAAGGATATAATGTGGATTTTGCAAGTGATGGATTAGAAGGAATATCTAAATTTAAGCAAGGAAATTACGACTTAATAATATTAGATATAATGATGCCGAATTTAGATGGATATTCAGTTTGTAAAATGATTAGACAAAATTCTAAAGTACCGATAATATTTTTAAGCGCACTAAATGAAGAAGAAAATCAAGTAAAAGGATTTGAATTAGAATGCGATGATTACATAACTAAACCATTTTCATTTAATATTTTAATAAAAAGGGTAGAAGCTGTTTTAAGGAGAAGTT
The Romboutsia ilealis genome window above contains:
- a CDS encoding IS982 family transposase: MLEFNNYYIQDQKNLTDLFTNIFVIIDDIYNEIIPITVSNRRNIKDSKLSDSEIITISIVGELLTIDSEKAFFSLLKREYKNLFPKIGDRTRFNRTKRNLYWVISKIREHISLFMQSYSNNIRIVDSMPIPVCEFGRAHFSKCFKGEASYGRCPSKKQTYFGFKFHALTTIDGFLSDYIITPANVDDRNAVWDLCDKYKSISIIGDKGYVNKRLTPELKVEKDINLLFLKRGNSKDNYPKDIRQLIFKARRRIETSFSQLAEQLNLNKVKSKSMLGFITRTSIKVLAHNISFLINKLMGNEDSISKIKRLVFG
- a CDS encoding response regulator transcription factor, yielding MNASILVIEDDSSIQELIVEFLGSQGYNVDFASDGLEGISKFKQGNYDLIILDIMMPNLDGYSVCKMIRQNSKVPIIFLSALNEEENQVKGFELECDDYITKPFSFNILIKRVEAVLRRSLKITSEESLCFEDLKLNLNTYTVEVEGETIELTLKEFNILKTLIEKYPQVITREGLLDSIWGYDYYGDTRIVDAHIKNLRKKIKLQYIKTVKGIGYTLEKII